The genomic stretch CTTAGAAGCAGCCATACCTTTAAAGAGTGCGTAATAGCTCACTAGTCGAGAGTCTCTGCGCCGACAATGTAACGGGGCTAAGTTATAAACCGAAGCTGTGGAATCCGTAAGGATTGGTAGGAGAGCGTTCTGTAGGCCGTTGAAGGAGAAGGGTAACCGACTTTGGAGGTATCAGAAGTGAGAATGCAGGAATAAGTAGCGAGAAAGGGGGCGAGAATCCCCCTCGCCGGAAGACCAAGGTTTTCAGGGTAAAGCTTGTCTTCCCTGAGTAAGCCGGGACCTAAGCCCAGGCTATAATGCGTAGGCGAATGGAAAACAGATTAATATTTCTGTGCCAGTCATTTATTGTGATGGAGGGACGCAGAAGGGTATGCACGCGGACGTTCGGTTGTGTCCGTAGAAGTATGTAGGGTGACTTAGTAGGTAAATCCATTAAGTTATATCTGAGGTATGATATACAGTCGTAAGATGAATGTGCAAATCCCACGCTGCCAAGAAAAGCTTCTAACGTTAATATTTGACTGCCCGTACTGCAAACCGACACAGGTGGTCAGGATGAGAAATCTAAGGCGGACAGGCTAACTCTCGTTAAGGAACTCTGCAAAATAACCTCGTAACTTCGGGAGAAGAGGAGCCCTTGGGTGTTAGTATCCACGCGATACAAAGCGCTCGAGGGTCGCAGTGAAGAGGCTCAAGCAACTGTTTAACAAAAACACAGGTCTATGCTAAGCTGGAAGGCGATGTATATGGGCTGACACCTGCCCAGTGCTGGAAGGTTAAGAGGAGGAGTGAGAGCTCCGAATTGAAGCCCCAGTGAACGGCGGCCGTAACTATAACGGTCCTAAGGTAGCGAAATTCCTTGTCGGGTAAGTTCCGACCTGCACGAATGGTGTAATGATTTGAGCGCTGTCTTGACGGGAGGCCTGGTGAAATTGTATTACCGGTGAAGATACCGGTTACCTACAGTAGGACGGAAAGACCCCATGGAGCTTTACTGTAGCTTGGTATTGGGTTTTGGCATTGCATGTATAGGATAGTTGGGAGACTGAGATGATATGGCGCTAGCTGTATCGGAGTCATCGGTGGAATACCAACCATTCAATGCTGAAATTCTAATCTGTGGTTTGTAGCCACGGAGACAGTGCTAGGTGGGCAGTTTGACTGGGGCGGTCGCCTCCGAAAGAGTAACGGAGGCGTTCAAAGGTTCTCTCACGTTGGATGGAAATCAACCATAGAGTGCAATGGCATAAGAGAGCTTGACTGCAAGACTGACGGGTCGAGCAGATGCGAAAGCAGGACATAGTGATCCGGCGATTCCGAATGGAAGGGTCGTCGCTCAACGGATAAAAGCTACCCTGGGGATAACAGGCTGATCCTACCCGAGAGTCCATATCGACGGTAGGGTTTGGCACCTCGATGTCGGCTCATCGCATCCTGGGGCTGGAGAAGGTCCCAAGGGTTGGGCTGTTCGCCCATTAAAGCGGTACGTGAGCTGGGTTCAGAACGTCGTGAGACAGTTCGGTCCCTATCCACTGTAGGCGTTAGAATATTGAGAAGACCTGTCCTTAGTACGAGAGGACCGGGATGGACAAACCTCTGATGTACCAGTTGTCACGCCAGTGGCACAGCTGGGTAGTCACGTTTGGAATAGATAACCGCTGAAAGCATCTAAGCGGGAAACTAACTTCAAGATAAGTATTCTTTAAGATACCTTCGAGCCTAGGAGGTTGATAGGTTGGGGGTGTAAGTACAGCAATGTATTTAGCTGACCAATACTAATTATCGAAGTTTTAATCTAATTTGTTTTTACTATATAGTTTCAAGTGTTCAGACTTGCGCATAATATCTTTATGTGTTATAATATATCGCTTGGTGAGTATAGCTATGGGGGTACACCTAGTTACATTCCGAACCTAGAAGTTAAGCCCATATACGCTGATGGTACTTGGCTGGAAGCGGCCTGGGAGAGTATGGATTTGCCAAGCACTTTGCTTCCTTAGCTCAGTCGGTAGAGCATGCGGCTGTTAACCGCAGCGTCAATGGTTCGAGTCCATTAGGAAGCGCCATTTTAACATCAACACACTTTATTAGTGTGTTTTTTTTATTTTATATGATAAAATATATTCAATACTAGAATAAAAGGAGAATATTTAAAATGAAGAAAATTTTATTAGTTTTATTTTTATTATTGTCAGTAGTGGTATTATCAGAAGAAAAAGAAAAAACTTTTGATCCCTCTAATTACACAATTTGTATAGACCCAGGTCATCAAACTAAAGGAAATAATGAACTTGAGCCAATAGCTCCTAATAGTACAAAGAAAAAAGCGAAAGTTACAACAGGAACAAGAGGAGTTTTTACAAAAAAATATGAATCTGAATTGATGTTAGAACTTGGTTTAAAATTAAAAGATAGTTTAGAAAAAAAAGGCTATAAAGTTATAATGACTAGAACAGTAAATGATGTTAATATCAGTAATGTAGAAAGAGCATTATTAGCTAATAAAAATAAAGCCACATTATATATAAGACTACATGCAGATGGAAGTGAAAATAAGAATACTTACGGTGCAAGTGTGCTTACTTCTTCACCTAAAAATAAATATACAGAAAAAACTCAAAAAGAAAGTGAAAAATTTTCAAAAATATTATTGGAAGAATATGTTAAATCGACAGGTGCTAAAAATAGAGGTGTGATATATAGAGATGATTTAACAGGTACTAACTGGGCAGAAGTTACTAATACTTTAATAGAATTAGGATTTATGTCAAATGAAGAAGAAGACAAAAAACTTTCAGATGAAAAATATCAAGAAAAGATTATAGATGGCTTAGTTAATGGAATAGAAAAATATTTAAAAAGTAACTGATGAAAGGAGTTCAAGTTATGAGTATACATATAGGAGCAAAAGCAGGAGATATTGCAGAAACTGTTTTATTGCCAGGTGATCCTAAAAGAGCAAAATGGATAGCAGAAAACTATCTAGAAAATTCTTTTTGTTACACTGATATTAGAGGGATGTTAGGTTTTACAGGGACATATAAAGGGAAAAAAGTATCTATACAAGGAACAGGAATGGGTATTCCTTCAATATCTATCTATATAACAGAACTCATGAAAGATTATGGAGTTAAGAACTTAATTAGAGTTGGTTCAGCAGGTTCTTATCAAAAAGATGTAAAAATTAGAGATGTTGTTATAGCTATGTCAACTTCAACTGATTCTAATATTAATAATAGAAGATTTAATGGAGCCAATTTTTCTCCTACTGCTAATTTTGAATTATTTTTAACTGCTTTAAAAGTTGCAGAAGAAAAAAATATTAAAATAAAAGCTGGAAATGTTTTAACAAGTGATGAATTCTATAATGATAATAGTGATTATTATAAGAAGTGGGCAGATTTTGGAGTCTTAGCAGTTGAAATGGAAACAGCAGGACTTTATACATTAGCTGCAAAATACAAAACTAAAGCACTTTCAATTTTAACTATTTCAGATTCATTAGTTAGTCCAGAAATTACAAGTGCAGAAGAAAGAGAAAAAACATTCTCTGAAATGATAGAGCTAGCTTTAGAAACAGCTATTAGAATTTAAAAATATATCAAAGGAGTTAATATAATCATTATGACTCCTTTTTTTGCTCTTAAACTTTTAAAAAGAGAGTAGAATAGTTTAGGGGAAAATAGCAAGAGAAATGCTTGAAATAATATAAATATTTATATTATAATAAGTAAAAGTATGAATTTATTAAAATATAAAAGAGGGGATAAAAATGGATAGAAAATATCTTGAAGCAATGGAAGAGCTTGGACTTGAACCAAATTTCACATTAAAAGAACTTAGAAAGAAATGGTTAGAATTATTAAAGAAATATCATCCTGATAGATATCAAACAGAGGATGAAAGCACAATAAAATTTGCAGAAGAAAAAATAATAAAGATAAATGAAGCATACAATTATTTAAAAGAAAATTTTGAAGAAAATAAAGAGAATGACACTATGAATTATGACTACAAAAAATATACAAACTATTTTACAGATAGTAAATTTTGGGAAAAGATGAAAGAAGTAGCTAAAAAAGTAGGGTTAAAAGTAACTAGTTATGCTTTGATTCTTTATTATGTATTGCAGAAAGATGAAGTTCCATTAAAGGATAAAATAATAATAACTGGTGCTTTGGGATATTTTATTCTTCCAATTGATTTGATTCCAGATTTTATACCACTTGCAGGATATACTGATGATGTAGCAGGAATGCTATTTGCATTAAAAAAATGTATGAATTATGTTGATGATGAAATAAAGGAAAAGGTTTCAGCTAAACTTATTTCTTGGTTCAATGTTGAAAGAGATTATGTTGATAATTTATTAAAAGATATATAAAAAGGTGAGAGAAGTTAAATGAAAGAAAGTATTTCAAAATTTTTAAATGAAGGTAAGGCATTGTTATGGATAAAAACTTCTGATTTTCAAGAAGTGGAGAGAGCAATTATTAAAAATCTAAATGCTCTTGAAAATAAGAAATTTTATGTCTATGAAAAAGGAAAGACATTTAACTTTCAAAATGAAAGTATAGAAGATGGAATGAATGATTTGTTTACTACCTTAGATAAACTATATCCACAAGGAATAAAAAAAATACCAGTATTTCTATTAATTAAAGGTGAAATAGATGAAATATTAAAGAAAAATAACTTAGACTATATAAAAGAAATATTTGAAACTAAAAAAGATAATCCTAAATATAATTTTACAGTAATAATAGCAGATGAAGAAAATATTCCACCACAATTAGAAGAAATGGCAGACTTTATGGATAAACAAATAACAGATAATGAAGGTGCGATAAAGAAATATATTTTAGATTTAGCAAAATTTGAAAAATTAGAATTAGATGAAAATAATATAGAAAAAATAATAAAAGAATTAAAAGTAATTATTAAAAAATATTCTGGAAGAAAAGCAGGTAACACAGAAAGTAAATTTCAAAATATGGTATTTGTTCAAGGTGGAAAATACCAACCATCTTTTGCAGATGAAGAAAAAGAAGTATTTAATATAGAAGTATGTAAATATCCAACAACACAAGAAATGTGGACAGAAGTTATGGAAAGTAATCTATCAGCCTTTAAAGGTGATAATAAACCAGTAGAAAGTGTAACTTGGTGGGAAGCATTAGAATATTGTAATAAATTAAGTGAAAAGTATGGTTTAGAGCCTGTTTATGATTTAAGTAAAAGTACACAAGGAATACTGATGATAAAAGAATTAGGAGGAGAAACAGTTTATCCAAATGTAGCAAACTTTAAAAATACAAAAGGTTTTATATTACCAACAGAAGTGGAATGGGAATGGTTTGCTAGAGGAGGACAAATAGCTATAGAGGAAGGAACATTTGATTATACTTATTCAGGAAGTAATAATATTAATGAAGTAGCTTGGTATTATGAAAATTCAGGTGGTAACAAAGGTGCAACACAAGATGTAGGATTAAAGAAACCTAATCAATTAGGACTATATGATTGTAGTGGAAATATTTGGGAATGGTGTTATGATACAACTGAAAATATAGAAAATGGAAAATCATATACCTATAAGGCTTTTGATTCTTCTAATGTATATAGAAGACTTAAAGGGGGCTCTTGGTATGAGGATGCTAATGTTTGTACCGTTCTTTGCCGTAATTATGCTCATGCTATTGATGCTAATGATGTTGTTGGATTTCGTCTTGTAAGAACTGTTTAGTTTTTAGGTTTTTTACTTTTTTAGTTTTTGAAGATAAATTTTTCCCCTCCAAAGATGAGGGGAAATTTTAAAATAGGGTGATTAAATGTTTGAATCATTGTTATATGGTGTAATGGGAATAGTTTTAATAATAGGTGCAGTCATTCTTATGCTAAAAGCATTGGGTGAAACTTGCTTGGGTTGTTTAGCTACAATATTTTGGCTAGTAGTTATTATATGGATATTTAAAAAATGCACAACATAAGAGGGATTATGAAAACTTTAAAAGAATTATTCAAAGAATATGATGAAAATAATAAAAAGACTTTAAGAGAAACATTTTCTCAAATGGATAGAAAAGATATTAGAGCTAACAGAGAGATTTTTAAAGATATGGAAAATATAGGAAGAACAGTTAAAAAGATTTTTGAAGATATGACTGAAAAGAAAAAATAATTATTATTAAAACTGCACCTAAAATCTAAGATTGAAGGTGCAGTAATTTTTTATTTTTTTCTATTTCCAAATAATTTTTTTGCTACATATAATTGTTTTTCTGTGTAAACTTTTGGCTTAACTACAAATGATTCTTTTATTTCATCTAAAATCTTATAAAATTCTTTATATTCTTTTTGAGCTTCTTCAATATTTACAAGACTAAATTCAATAGTATCAATAGGAACCATTTGAGCAAGTTTAGGTAAATCAGCTTTTATAACAGTGGCAATTTTAGTATAGCCTCCTGTTGTTTGTCTGTCTGCCAGTAGTATTATTGGTTGTCCATTACCAGGAACTTGTATAGAACCAAAGACTGCTGCATCAGATATTATATCAGCCTTATCTTTATGTTTTATAACTTCTCCTGCTAATCTCATTCCCATTCTATCTGCATCTTTTGTAACTTGATATTTATTTTCAAGCATAGTCTTTATAGAAGATTCATCAAAATAATTATCTTGAGGTCCTAAGACTATTCTAATATTTTGATTATGACTATATGTAGGAACATATTTCTTATCTAAAATATTTTTCTTAGAAAGAACTTTAATATTTTTAAAATTAATAGTATCTCCCATTTTTAGTTGTCTACCATCAAAACCACCTAATTTAGATTTTAAAAGAGTAGATTTACTTCCCATAACAATAGGAACATCTATTTCAGCTGAAAATGCTAAATAAGTTCTTATTCCTGTTTTTAAACCACCAAAAGAAAGAGTATCTCCTTTTTTAACATTTATAGACTGCCACATTTTAATATCTTGATTATTTATTTTTGGCTGAATGTCAGCACCTGTTATAGCTATTGTTACATCAAAGTCAAATTCCAATGTAGGTCCTAAAAATGGTATTTCTAAGACTGCATTATTTTTATCACTATCAACAAGATAATTAGCTACTGTAAAAGCAAATTCATCCATAACACCAGATACAGGTATTCCAAATTGTTGATAACCAATTCTTCCAATATCTTGAACAGTTGTACATAATCCAGGTTTGTGAACTTTTATACTAGGCATTTAGCTCACCTCTCTTAACTTTATGAATATTTAATTTATATTCATTACTTTCTACTTTTTTTAGAATATCATTATATTCCTCTTCTGAAATAGAAACATATCTTATATAGTCTCCAGAGCTTATATAGACAGGAGTTTCACTATCAGGATTATATAATTTTAATGGAGTTCTTCCAATAATTCTCCAACCACCAGGAGACATTGAAGGGTACATACCTGTTTGCTTACCTGCTATTCCAACTGAACCTGGATAAATTTGTAATCTAGGACTTTCTAATCTAGGAGTTGCTATTTTTTCAGACATTCCACCTAGATAAGTGAAACCTGGCATAAATCCAAGCATATAAACTAAATAATCTGTTCCTGTATGTATTTTAATAACTTCTTCTTTTGAAAGTTTATTATATTCGGCTACATAAGATAAATCAGGTCCACATTCATCATTGTATAAAGTAGGAATTTCAATTAAAGTAACTTCTTCATCTTCAACAGTTTCATTATCATCATTTAAAAGAGTTTTTAATTTTTCAACTAGACTTTGATAATCAACTTTTAAGACATCATAATTTATAAGTAAAGAACAATAAGTAGGAACAAGTTCAACAATTCCATCTATATTTTCTTTTTTTATATTATCCATCATTTTTCTAATTTTTTTATTTATATCAACAGAGATTTCATTTCCAAATTCTATTACTAGAGCAGAATCCCCAGAAAATAAAAATTTTACTGAATTTTTCATTTTAATACCTCCATTAAGCAAATAATTCTGCTAACTTTGATAGAGATTGCACTCCTATATATGCAGTTACAACTACAACAACCCAACCTAATAAGAATAAAATATTTGAATGTTTGTATTTTCCAACAATTCCTTCTTTCTTACTAGCTATTAAAGTGATTGCCAGAGTGATAGGTAAAATAAGTCCATTCAATGAACCTGCAAGAACAAGTAATTTTACTGGTTTACCTAAAAAAATAAGGATTAAAGTTGATACAACTATAAAGGCTATTATAAATAAATTTTCATTATCTTTAACAATTTTAAATAATGTTTTTAAGAAAGATACACTTGTGTAAGCAGCACCAACAATAGAAGTTAAAGCAGCTGCTAAAAATACTAAACCAAATATTTTATATCCAACAGTCCCTGCTGCAATTTTAAAAGCATCTGCTGCTGGGTTTCCAGCATCAAGTTGATTTCCAAGAGAAACAACACCTAAAACTGCTAAGAATAAGAAAATTCTTACTATTGTAGCAACACTCATTCCTAATATTGCAGATTTATTAACTTGTGGTAAATTTTCTTCTCCAACAATTCCTGCATCTATAAGTCTATGCCCACCAGAGAACATTATATATCCTCCAACAGTTCCACCAATTAAAGTAATAATAGCCATTAAATTTATAGAACTAGGTACAAAAGTTTCTTTTACAGCAGTTCCAACAGGTGGATTAGTTGAGAAAGCAACATATCCTATAAGTAAAATCATCATTGCTCCTAAGATTTGTGTTAATTTATCCATAAGTTTTGAAGCAGATTTAAAAGAGAATATAATTACTCCCAATGCTCCACTTACAAGAGCAGCAATTTTTAAGTCTAAATCAAATAAAACTTGAAAGCCTAAGGCAGCTCCTCCAACATTCCCTATATTGAAAGCTAAACCACCTAAACAAACTAAAAATGTTATAAAATAACCAAGTCCTGGTAGAACACTGTTTGCAATATCTTGTCCTCTCATTTTAGAAACAGCAAGAACTCTCCATACATTTAATTGAGCTACAAAAGACATTATAACTGAAACTAATATTACAAAAGCAAATGTTGCTCCCATATCTTTTGTAAAAACTGCTGTTTGAGTCATAAATCCAGGTCCTATTGCCGAAGTTGCCATTAAAAATGCTGCTCCTAAAAGAACAGATAAATTATTTTTTTTCTCCATCTTAACACCTCATCTTATTTTATAAATTCATATAATGATTTTACTTCTATTCCATCTGCAATTAATGATTTTCTTATTCTATCTACAAATTCAATAGCTTTTGGGTTATCCCCATGTACACAGATAGAATCAGCAGCAATATCAATTTCTTCTCCATTAACAGCAGTAACCTTTTTAGTTTTTACCATTTTTATAACTCTAGCAATAGCTTCATCTGGGTCTTTTACAAAAGCACCTGGTAAACTTCTATTAACAAGAGTTCCATCAGGATTATATCCTCTGTCTGCAAAAACTTCTTCTGCTACCTTTAATCCTCTTCTTTTTCCTTCTTTTGCCATATAACTTCCACTTAAAGTCATAACTATTATATCTTTATCAAATTGTTCAATTCCATCTAAAACTGCATCTGCTAAATCTTTTTCAACAGCTGCCATATTATAGAAAGCACCATGTAATTTCATATGTTGAAGTTTAGTTCCATTTGCATTTGCAAAAGCAGCCAAAGCACCAAGTTGATATAACATATATGCCCTAGCTTCTTCAGGAGTTACTATCATTTTTCGTCTACCAAAACCCAACAAGTCTGGATATCCAGGGTGAGCACCAACAGCAACATTATTCTCTTTTGCAATTTTTATTGTTTTGTCCATAATCAATGGGTCACCTGCATGCCAACCACAGGCACAATTTACACTGGTAACACATTTCATTATTTCTTCATCCATTCCAAGTTTGTAAGCTCCATAGCCTTCACCAATGTCAGAATTTAGATCCACAAAAAATTTCATAAATTTCCTCCTTATCTACCAAAAT from Fusobacterium hwasookii encodes the following:
- a CDS encoding N-acetylmuramoyl-L-alanine amidase family protein; this translates as MKKILLVLFLLLSVVVLSEEKEKTFDPSNYTICIDPGHQTKGNNELEPIAPNSTKKKAKVTTGTRGVFTKKYESELMLELGLKLKDSLEKKGYKVIMTRTVNDVNISNVERALLANKNKATLYIRLHADGSENKNTYGASVLTSSPKNKYTEKTQKESEKFSKILLEEYVKSTGAKNRGVIYRDDLTGTNWAEVTNTLIELGFMSNEEEDKKLSDEKYQEKIIDGLVNGIEKYLKSN
- the deoD gene encoding purine-nucleoside phosphorylase, whose amino-acid sequence is MSIHIGAKAGDIAETVLLPGDPKRAKWIAENYLENSFCYTDIRGMLGFTGTYKGKKVSIQGTGMGIPSISIYITELMKDYGVKNLIRVGSAGSYQKDVKIRDVVIAMSTSTDSNINNRRFNGANFSPTANFELFLTALKVAEEKNIKIKAGNVLTSDEFYNDNSDYYKKWADFGVLAVEMETAGLYTLAAKYKTKALSILTISDSLVSPEITSAEEREKTFSEMIELALETAIRI
- a CDS encoding YkvA family protein — translated: MDRKYLEAMEELGLEPNFTLKELRKKWLELLKKYHPDRYQTEDESTIKFAEEKIIKINEAYNYLKENFEENKENDTMNYDYKKYTNYFTDSKFWEKMKEVAKKVGLKVTSYALILYYVLQKDEVPLKDKIIITGALGYFILPIDLIPDFIPLAGYTDDVAGMLFALKKCMNYVDDEIKEKVSAKLISWFNVERDYVDNLLKDI
- a CDS encoding formylglycine-generating enzyme family protein, which produces MKESISKFLNEGKALLWIKTSDFQEVERAIIKNLNALENKKFYVYEKGKTFNFQNESIEDGMNDLFTTLDKLYPQGIKKIPVFLLIKGEIDEILKKNNLDYIKEIFETKKDNPKYNFTVIIADEENIPPQLEEMADFMDKQITDNEGAIKKYILDLAKFEKLELDENNIEKIIKELKVIIKKYSGRKAGNTESKFQNMVFVQGGKYQPSFADEEKEVFNIEVCKYPTTQEMWTEVMESNLSAFKGDNKPVESVTWWEALEYCNKLSEKYGLEPVYDLSKSTQGILMIKELGGETVYPNVANFKNTKGFILPTEVEWEWFARGGQIAIEEGTFDYTYSGSNNINEVAWYYENSGGNKGATQDVGLKKPNQLGLYDCSGNIWEWCYDTTENIENGKSYTYKAFDSSNVYRRLKGGSWYEDANVCTVLCRNYAHAIDANDVVGFRLVRTV
- a CDS encoding 5-oxoprolinase subunit C family protein, whose translation is MPSIKVHKPGLCTTVQDIGRIGYQQFGIPVSGVMDEFAFTVANYLVDSDKNNAVLEIPFLGPTLEFDFDVTIAITGADIQPKINNQDIKMWQSINVKKGDTLSFGGLKTGIRTYLAFSAEIDVPIVMGSKSTLLKSKLGGFDGRQLKMGDTINFKNIKVLSKKNILDKKYVPTYSHNQNIRIVLGPQDNYFDESSIKTMLENKYQVTKDADRMGMRLAGEVIKHKDKADIISDAAVFGSIQVPGNGQPIILLADRQTTGGYTKIATVIKADLPKLAQMVPIDTIEFSLVNIEEAQKEYKEFYKILDEIKESFVVKPKVYTEKQLYVAKKLFGNRKK
- the pxpB gene encoding 5-oxoprolinase subunit PxpB; this translates as MKNSVKFLFSGDSALVIEFGNEISVDINKKIRKMMDNIKKENIDGIVELVPTYCSLLINYDVLKVDYQSLVEKLKTLLNDDNETVEDEEVTLIEIPTLYNDECGPDLSYVAEYNKLSKEEVIKIHTGTDYLVYMLGFMPGFTYLGGMSEKIATPRLESPRLQIYPGSVGIAGKQTGMYPSMSPGGWRIIGRTPLKLYNPDSETPVYISSGDYIRYVSISEEEYNDILKKVESNEYKLNIHKVKRGELNA
- a CDS encoding NRAMP family divalent metal transporter, translated to MEKKNNLSVLLGAAFLMATSAIGPGFMTQTAVFTKDMGATFAFVILVSVIMSFVAQLNVWRVLAVSKMRGQDIANSVLPGLGYFITFLVCLGGLAFNIGNVGGAALGFQVLFDLDLKIAALVSGALGVIIFSFKSASKLMDKLTQILGAMMILLIGYVAFSTNPPVGTAVKETFVPSSINLMAIITLIGGTVGGYIMFSGGHRLIDAGIVGEENLPQVNKSAILGMSVATIVRIFLFLAVLGVVSLGNQLDAGNPAADAFKIAAGTVGYKIFGLVFLAAALTSIVGAAYTSVSFLKTLFKIVKDNENLFIIAFIVVSTLILIFLGKPVKLLVLAGSLNGLILPITLAITLIASKKEGIVGKYKHSNILFLLGWVVVVVTAYIGVQSLSKLAELFA
- a CDS encoding LamB/YcsF family protein, which encodes MKFFVDLNSDIGEGYGAYKLGMDEEIMKCVTSVNCACGWHAGDPLIMDKTIKIAKENNVAVGAHPGYPDLLGFGRRKMIVTPEEARAYMLYQLGALAAFANANGTKLQHMKLHGAFYNMAAVEKDLADAVLDGIEQFDKDIIVMTLSGSYMAKEGKRRGLKVAEEVFADRGYNPDGTLVNRSLPGAFVKDPDEAIARVIKMVKTKKVTAVNGEEIDIAADSICVHGDNPKAIEFVDRIRKSLIADGIEVKSLYEFIK